A region from the Flavobacterium enshiense genome encodes:
- a CDS encoding DUF7619 domain-containing protein, which translates to MKKIYFALMALCLFPTANAQIVNFPDANFKAQLLLATPSNYIAYNLGNTPFKIDANSNGEIEVAEAQMVSKLIVPHTNIFSLEGIRYFTNLRELNCSYTQITTLNLSGLTNLRELNCEGSQLTSINLEGLTNLEVFSCSENQLSSLNLTGLTSLKNFVCSGNQLSSLNLAGLTNLYSLRCENNQLTSLNLSGLSNLDEAYCGSNQLTSLTLNGLPNLRNLNCRNNQFTSLDLSGLTDLIGLYCGGNRLTSLNLNVLPNLVNLECDNNQFTSLNLSSLTNLAYMDCSNNQFTSLNLNGLTNLGLLHCHHNQLTSLDFNGHPNLYYLDCSDNQITSLNLINAANLTELLCENNQLTSLDLNDLASLYNLNCSNNPLEYLFLKNNSDEYYVDYDDPANDSPIFRFNNIPNLRYICADDFQVNAIQNKVNEYGYTNCHVNTYCSFVPGGEFYTIQGNYKFDGNNNGCDVSDSAFQNLKFRISDGTNSGTFISDTSGNYTVAVQAGTHTITPILENPAYFNVSPSLVNVTFPTQASPFTQDFCVTANGVHPDLEVTFLPLRPARPGFDAKYKLVYKNKGNQTQSGSVNLTFNDDVLDLVTVNPVTTNQTVNNLIWDFTNLKPYETREITITLNVNSPTETPAVNNGDVLNYTATITSAATDETPNDNTFALNQKVVNSFDPNDKTCLQGAAIAPSGVGKYVHYLIRFENTGTFPAENIVVKDIIDTSKFDINSLVPMKGSHPFVTNITSGNKVEFIFENINLPFDDANNDGYLVFKIKTKPTLAVGNTFTNKASIYFDYNFPIVTNTATTAIQALSTQDFSFATYFMLYPNPVKDVLNIETKQTIEVSSINIYNQLGQLVLVVPNAQNVSKVDVSSMASGNYFIKINSDKGTSNTKFIKK; encoded by the coding sequence ATGAAGAAAATTTACTTTGCACTGATGGCTTTGTGCCTTTTTCCTACTGCTAACGCACAGATTGTTAACTTTCCGGATGCTAATTTTAAGGCACAACTATTATTAGCCACTCCTTCAAATTATATTGCATATAATCTGGGGAATACTCCTTTTAAAATTGATGCAAATAGCAATGGAGAAATTGAAGTTGCAGAAGCACAAATGGTTTCAAAGTTGATTGTGCCTCATACAAATATCTTTAGTTTAGAAGGTATAAGATATTTTACTAATCTACGAGAGTTAAATTGTTCGTATACACAAATTACCACACTGAATTTGAGTGGTCTTACAAATTTAAGAGAATTGAACTGTGAGGGTAGTCAATTGACATCAATCAATTTAGAAGGTCTTACAAATTTAGAGGTTTTTTCTTGTTCCGAAAATCAATTATCATCGCTTAATTTGACTGGTCTTACAAGCTTGAAGAATTTTGTTTGTTCTGGCAACCAATTGTCATCATTAAATTTGGCTGGTCTTACAAATCTATATTCATTGCGTTGTGAAAATAACCAGTTGACATCATTAAATTTAAGTGGTTTGTCAAATTTGGATGAAGCATATTGTGGTTCTAACCAATTAACATCACTTACTTTGAACGGTCTTCCAAATTTAAGGAATTTGAATTGTCGTAACAATCAATTCACATCACTGGATTTAAGCGGTCTTACCGATTTAATAGGTTTGTATTGCGGAGGTAACCGGTTAACATCACTGAATTTGAATGTCCTTCCAAATTTAGTTAATCTGGAATGTGATAATAACCAATTCACATCACTAAACCTAAGTAGTCTTACAAATTTGGCTTATATGGATTGTAGTAATAATCAATTCACCTCATTAAATCTAAATGGACTTACAAATTTAGGACTTTTGCATTGTCATCATAATCAATTAACGTCGTTAGATTTCAATGGTCATCCAAATTTATATTATTTGGATTGTAGTGACAATCAAATCACATCATTAAATTTGATTAACGCTGCAAATTTAACTGAATTGCTTTGTGAAAATAATCAGTTAACGTCATTGGATTTAAATGATCTTGCCAGTTTATATAATTTGAATTGTAGTAATAATCCGTTAGAATACTTGTTTTTAAAAAATAATTCTGATGAATATTATGTGGATTATGATGATCCAGCAAATGATTCTCCCATATTTAGGTTTAATAATATACCAAATTTAAGATATATCTGTGCAGATGATTTTCAAGTAAATGCTATTCAAAACAAAGTCAACGAATATGGATATACAAATTGTCATGTAAACACTTACTGTTCATTCGTTCCCGGAGGTGAATTTTATACTATCCAAGGAAATTATAAATTTGATGGTAATAATAATGGTTGTGATGTTTCGGATTCAGCATTTCAAAACCTAAAGTTCCGCATTTCCGATGGAACAAATAGCGGAACTTTTATCTCAGATACTTCAGGAAATTACACAGTCGCTGTTCAGGCTGGTACACATACTATAACTCCAATTTTAGAAAATCCAGCATATTTCAATGTCTCCCCATCATTGGTGAATGTAACTTTTCCAACACAAGCAAGCCCATTCACACAGGATTTTTGTGTGACAGCCAATGGTGTCCATCCCGATTTAGAAGTTACTTTTTTGCCTTTACGTCCGGCAAGACCAGGTTTTGATGCAAAATATAAATTGGTTTATAAGAACAAAGGAAATCAAACACAATCAGGTTCGGTTAACTTAACTTTTAATGATGACGTTTTAGATTTAGTAACGGTTAATCCAGTTACGACAAATCAAACTGTTAATAATCTTATTTGGGATTTTACCAATTTGAAACCTTATGAAACCAGAGAAATTACTATAACCTTAAACGTAAATTCCCCAACAGAAACTCCGGCTGTAAATAACGGAGATGTTTTGAATTATACTGCAACCATTACTTCGGCAGCAACAGACGAAACGCCAAATGATAACACATTTGCATTAAATCAAAAGGTAGTTAATTCTTTCGATCCAAATGACAAAACCTGTCTCCAAGGAGCAGCGATTGCACCGAGCGGAGTAGGGAAGTACGTGCATTACCTTATCCGTTTTGAAAATACAGGAACTTTCCCAGCTGAAAATATTGTGGTGAAAGACATTATTGATACGAGCAAGTTTGATATCAATTCGCTTGTTCCGATGAAAGGAAGTCATCCGTTTGTAACTAATATCACTTCAGGTAACAAAGTGGAATTCATTTTTGAAAACATTAATTTACCGTTTGATGATGCCAATAACGATGGTTATTTGGTGTTTAAAATCAAAACAAAACCAACCTTGGCTGTCGGAAATACATTTACTAATAAGGCAAGCATTTATTTTGATTACAACTTCCCGATTGTAACCAATACTGCGACCACCGCAATCCAGGCATTAAGCACTCAGGATTTTAGTTTTGCGACTTATTTTATGTTGTATCCAAATCCGGTGAAAGATGTTTTGAACATCGAAACCAAGCAAACTATCGAAGTAAGTTCAATAAATATCTACAATCAATTGGGACAGTTGGTGTTGGTGGTTCCAAACGCACAGAATGTTTCGAAAGTGGATGTTTCCAGTATGGCTTCGGGGAATTATTTCATCAAAATCAATTCGGATAAAGGAACATCGAATACCAAGTTTATTAAGAAATAA
- the rpsA gene encoding 30S ribosomal protein S1 — translation MSEVNKTQEEFLANFNWHNFEEGIDAVDAQNLKEFEDLVAKTFISTDAEEVVEGVVVRITERDAIVDINAKSEGVISLNEFRYNPNLKVGDKVEVLIDVREDKSGQLVLSHRKARTIKAWDRVIAANESGEIVNGFVKCRTKGGMIVDVFGIEAFLPGSQIDVKPIRDYDQYVNKTMEFKVVKINHEFKNVVVSHKALIEADIEVQKKEIIGQLEKGQVLEGVVKNITSYGVFIDLGGVDGLIHITDLSWSRINHPSEVLELDQKLNVVILDFDDEKTRIQLGLKQLNAHPWDALDANLKVGDKVKGKVVVIADYGAFIEVAEGVEGLIHVSEMSWSTHLRSAQDFVKVGDVVEAVILTLDREDRKMSLGIKQLTQDPWTDITAKYPVGSKHTGIVRNFTNFGIFVELEEGIDGLVYISDLSWTKKIKHPSEFVNVGDKLDVVVLELDVDGRKLSLGHKQTTPNPWDKYEEGFAVGTIHNGTISEIVDKGATVEFGEDIVAFIPTRHLEKEDGKKLKKGETADFKVIEFNKEFKRVVASHTAIFREEEEKNVKASESNTAASTNAQASTLGDNNDILAELKAKMEKGEN, via the coding sequence ATGTCTGAAGTAAACAAAACACAAGAAGAGTTTTTAGCGAATTTTAACTGGCACAACTTCGAAGAAGGTATTGATGCAGTAGATGCTCAGAACTTAAAAGAATTCGAAGATTTAGTTGCTAAAACTTTCATCTCTACAGATGCTGAAGAAGTAGTAGAAGGTGTAGTTGTTAGAATCACTGAAAGAGACGCTATCGTTGACATCAACGCTAAATCTGAAGGTGTTATCTCTTTAAACGAGTTCCGTTACAACCCGAACTTGAAAGTTGGAGACAAAGTTGAAGTATTAATTGACGTTCGTGAGGACAAATCAGGTCAGTTAGTATTATCTCACAGAAAAGCACGTACAATCAAAGCTTGGGATAGAGTTATCGCTGCTAATGAGTCTGGAGAAATCGTTAACGGTTTCGTGAAATGCAGAACTAAAGGTGGTATGATCGTTGACGTATTCGGAATCGAGGCGTTCTTGCCAGGTTCTCAAATCGACGTGAAACCTATCCGTGATTACGATCAATATGTAAACAAAACTATGGAATTCAAAGTTGTGAAAATCAACCATGAGTTCAAAAACGTTGTTGTTTCTCACAAAGCGCTTATCGAAGCTGATATTGAAGTACAGAAAAAAGAAATCATTGGTCAATTAGAAAAAGGACAAGTATTAGAAGGTGTTGTTAAAAACATTACTTCTTACGGTGTGTTCATTGACTTAGGAGGTGTAGACGGATTAATCCACATCACTGACTTATCTTGGTCAAGAATCAACCACCCATCTGAAGTTCTTGAATTAGACCAGAAACTTAACGTGGTAATCCTTGATTTCGATGATGAGAAAACAAGAATCCAATTAGGTTTAAAACAATTAAACGCTCACCCTTGGGATGCTTTAGATGCTAACTTGAAAGTTGGTGATAAAGTAAAAGGTAAAGTAGTTGTAATCGCTGATTACGGTGCATTTATCGAAGTTGCTGAAGGTGTTGAAGGTTTAATCCACGTTTCTGAAATGTCTTGGTCTACTCACTTAAGAAGTGCTCAGGATTTCGTAAAAGTTGGAGATGTTGTTGAAGCAGTTATCTTAACTTTGGATAGAGAAGACCGTAAAATGTCTTTAGGTATCAAACAATTAACGCAAGATCCTTGGACTGATATCACTGCTAAATACCCAGTAGGTTCTAAACACACTGGTATCGTTAGAAACTTTACTAACTTCGGAATTTTCGTTGAGTTAGAAGAAGGAATCGACGGTTTAGTATATATCTCTGACCTTTCTTGGACTAAGAAAATCAAACACCCGTCTGAATTTGTTAACGTTGGTGATAAATTAGACGTAGTAGTATTAGAGTTAGATGTTGATGGACGTAAATTATCTTTAGGTCACAAACAAACTACTCCAAATCCTTGGGACAAATATGAAGAAGGTTTTGCTGTTGGAACTATCCACAACGGAACTATCTCTGAAATCGTTGACAAAGGAGCTACTGTAGAATTCGGTGAAGATATCGTTGCTTTCATTCCTACACGTCACCTTGAAAAAGAAGACGGTAAAAAATTGAAAAAAGGCGAAACTGCTGATTTCAAAGTTATCGAGTTCAACAAAGAATTCAAAAGAGTAGTTGCTTCTCACACTGCTATCTTCCGTGAAGAAGAAGAGAAAAACGTGAAAGCTTCTGAATCTAACACTGCTGCTTCTACAAATGCACAAGCATCTACATTAGGAGACAACAATGATATTCTTGCTGAATTAAAAGCTAAAATGGAAAAAGGAGAAAACTAA
- a CDS encoding nucleoside permease: protein MNIKNRLVLMSFLQFFVWGAWLITVGNYWFGTKQWSGAEFGAIFSTLGLSSILMPALTGIIADRWVNAERLYGILHILGGLAIAYLAQVDNPTTFYWVIFAAMLCYMPTISLSNSIGYTILKNNQFDVVKVFPPIRVWGTVGFIVAMWITNLTGNKASVNMFYISAFAAIVLGVYSFTLPACPPQNKTAEDASLVRSLGLNAFRLFANYKMALFFIFSMFLGGALQLTNMYGDTYLSEFEKIPQYADSFVVRYSTIIMSISQISETLFILAIPFFLKRFGIKNVMLMSMLAWVLRFGLFAYGDPEGGLWMIILSCIVYGMAFDFFNISGSLFVETTTDSKIRSSAQGLFMMMSNGFGAFFGGIISGYVIDKYFTVDGQRDWHNIWLAFAGYALVIAVAFAVLFKHKHDLKDVESVSH from the coding sequence ATGAATATAAAAAATCGCCTTGTCTTAATGAGCTTTCTGCAATTTTTTGTTTGGGGAGCATGGCTGATTACTGTTGGAAATTACTGGTTTGGTACAAAACAATGGAGTGGGGCCGAGTTTGGGGCTATTTTTTCCACCTTGGGACTTTCCTCAATTCTGATGCCGGCACTTACGGGAATTATTGCCGATCGTTGGGTGAATGCCGAAAGACTTTACGGTATTTTACACATTTTAGGAGGTTTGGCGATAGCCTATCTAGCTCAGGTGGATAATCCAACAACGTTTTATTGGGTGATTTTTGCAGCAATGCTGTGTTATATGCCAACTATTTCTTTGTCCAATTCTATCGGATATACGATTCTTAAGAATAATCAGTTTGATGTTGTAAAGGTATTTCCGCCGATTCGCGTTTGGGGAACGGTTGGTTTTATCGTTGCGATGTGGATTACTAATTTAACCGGTAACAAAGCTTCGGTAAACATGTTTTACATTTCTGCCTTTGCTGCGATAGTTCTTGGTGTTTATTCATTCACTTTGCCAGCTTGTCCGCCTCAGAATAAGACGGCGGAGGATGCATCTTTAGTACGGTCATTAGGTTTAAATGCTTTCAGACTTTTTGCGAATTACAAAATGGCGCTGTTTTTTATTTTTTCCATGTTTTTGGGAGGAGCATTGCAGTTGACCAATATGTACGGTGATACCTATTTGTCTGAATTTGAAAAAATACCTCAATATGCCGATTCCTTTGTAGTGCGATATTCGACGATTATCATGTCGATTTCTCAGATTTCGGAAACACTTTTTATTTTGGCAATACCGTTTTTCCTGAAACGTTTCGGGATTAAAAATGTGATGTTGATGAGTATGCTGGCTTGGGTACTGCGTTTCGGATTGTTTGCTTACGGAGATCCCGAAGGTGGTTTGTGGATGATTATCTTGTCTTGTATCGTATATGGAATGGCATTCGACTTCTTTAATATATCGGGTTCTTTGTTCGTGGAAACGACTACAGATTCTAAAATTCGTTCGAGTGCGCAAGGTTTGTTTATGATGATGTCTAACGGATTTGGAGCTTTCTTTGGGGGAATTATCAGTGGATATGTCATTGATAAATACTTCACGGTTGATGGGCAACGCGACTGGCACAATATATGGCTTGCGTTTGCGGGCTATGCTTTAGTAATTGCTGTAGCCTTTGCGGTGTTGTTCAAGCATAAACACGATCTGAAGGATGTGGAGAGTGTGAGTCACTAA
- the cmk gene encoding (d)CMP kinase, protein MKKITIAIDGFSSTGKSTLAKQLAKHLGYVYVDTGAMYRAVTVFAMQHNYISEDHLERKKLVDSMPDVHLHFEFNPELGFAEMFLNGKNVETEIRTLEVSRLVSRIAEISEVRSRLVEQQQKMGKNKAVVMDGRDIGTVVFPHAELKIFMTASPHTRAQRRYDELLELGQQITFQDVLQNVNERDYMDTHREDSPLVKAADAIELDNSGLTKKEQFQLVLNLVNEKVTA, encoded by the coding sequence TTGAAAAAGATTACCATAGCAATAGACGGATTTTCGTCAACAGGAAAAAGTACTCTGGCTAAGCAATTGGCAAAGCATTTGGGGTATGTTTATGTGGATACTGGTGCGATGTATCGCGCAGTAACTGTTTTTGCAATGCAGCATAATTATATTTCTGAAGATCATTTGGAAAGAAAGAAACTGGTTGACAGCATGCCTGATGTGCACCTGCATTTTGAGTTTAATCCTGAATTGGGTTTTGCCGAAATGTTTCTGAACGGGAAAAATGTCGAAACTGAAATCAGAACTTTGGAAGTTTCTCGTTTGGTAAGTAGAATTGCCGAAATATCCGAAGTACGCTCCAGATTGGTAGAACAGCAACAGAAGATGGGAAAAAACAAAGCAGTTGTAATGGATGGTAGAGATATCGGAACTGTTGTGTTCCCACATGCCGAGTTGAAGATTTTCATGACTGCCAGTCCGCATACCAGGGCGCAACGTCGTTATGATGAGTTGTTGGAATTGGGGCAGCAGATAACGTTTCAGGACGTGCTTCAGAATGTTAATGAACGCGATTATATGGATACCCACCGTGAAGATTCTCCTTTGGTAAAAGCGGCCGATGCTATTGAACTTGATAATTCTGGGCTTACCAAAAAAGAACAGTTTCAATTGGTGTTAAATTTGGTTAACGAAAAGGTTACGGCGTAA
- a CDS encoding DUF7619 domain-containing protein — MKKIYFLLLALGLFTVVNGQNVYIEDYEFKTLLLGATPGSDVVKDIHYNSITLDANGDNEIQVSEALLVGYILVPNERIASLVGIRSFTNLKWLECGGNRLTSLDLSGLTNLVELHCIGNMITSLNLDGLNSLKVVECSSNQLANLSLNGPLLTRLKCEDNRLTSLTVNFADDLPINADLFFCNNNQLTSLNFTGNFKELRCSNNLLTQLDISTVPSLKIVYCDRNRLTSLNVTGSTSIEEIHGEVNQLTSLDFIPTSSLSFSKLKTLSIGHNQITSLDLSLLTKLSSLHCVVNQLTVLDVNLNVYLSDLYCGGNPLLRALLVKKQTLPARLEFQDCPNLNFICVKDSDIPAIQQKLNTYGYTNCTINSYCTFTPAGTFYRLKGNNKFSLSGDCNGSGNPLPFLRFNITGGSNSRTVIADDTGAYDIPFQSGTYTVTPFLNGNPNYFIKNPSVLNITFPASSNPYIKNFCVSPNYSIPTNDLEIKLLPMVQARPGFNCKYRIIYKNNGNSVQSGTINLGFDDAVLNLISTSSPTANQTTNNLSWNFTNLQPFETKEIGVLFSLNSPTQSPPVIMGDVLYFNSSITSSLTENSVSDNSFNYAQTVVNSFDPNDKTCLEGATIAPSEVGKYVHYMIRFENTGTFPAENIVVKDMIDTNKFDVNSLVPIKGSHPFVTNITSGNKVEFIFENINLPFDDANNDGYVAFKIKTKPTLANGDTFSNNASIYFDYNFPIVTNTATTTIQALSTQDFGFDQYFSLYPNPVKDVLNIETKQIIAVSSINIYNQLGQLVLVVPSAQNVSKVDVSSLASGNYFIKINSDKGTSNTKFIKQ; from the coding sequence ATGAAGAAAATCTACTTTTTGTTGTTGGCTTTAGGTCTTTTTACGGTTGTAAATGGCCAGAATGTTTACATTGAGGATTATGAATTTAAAACACTGTTATTAGGCGCAACTCCTGGAAGTGACGTTGTGAAGGATATACATTATAATTCAATAACTTTAGATGCAAATGGTGATAATGAAATACAAGTAAGCGAAGCATTACTCGTAGGTTATATATTAGTGCCTAATGAACGTATTGCATCTTTAGTTGGAATCAGAAGCTTTACAAATTTAAAATGGTTAGAATGTGGAGGAAACCGACTAACTAGTCTCGATTTGAGTGGATTAACTAATCTGGTTGAACTTCACTGTATTGGCAACATGATAACCTCACTCAATTTGGATGGATTAAATTCGTTAAAAGTGGTGGAATGTAGTTCAAATCAATTGGCAAACCTTAGTTTGAATGGGCCACTTTTAACTAGGTTGAAATGTGAGGATAACAGATTAACGAGTTTGACAGTAAATTTTGCAGATGATTTACCAATAAATGCCGACCTGTTCTTTTGTAATAACAATCAGTTAACTTCTTTGAACTTTACTGGGAATTTTAAGGAATTGCGATGTTCTAATAACCTTCTGACTCAGCTGGATATTTCTACAGTTCCGAGTTTAAAAATAGTTTATTGTGACAGAAATAGGTTAACAAGTTTAAATGTAACAGGATCAACAAGTATTGAAGAGATACATGGTGAGGTCAATCAGTTGACCTCTTTAGATTTTATACCTACAAGTTCTCTTAGTTTCAGTAAACTAAAAACTTTAAGTATAGGACATAATCAAATTACATCCCTTGATTTATCGCTTTTAACTAAGTTAAGCTCTTTACATTGTGTAGTGAATCAATTGACAGTTTTAGATGTGAATTTAAACGTATATTTAAGTGATTTATATTGTGGTGGTAATCCATTGTTAAGAGCTTTATTAGTAAAAAAACAAACATTACCGGCTAGACTTGAATTTCAAGACTGTCCAAATCTTAATTTCATTTGTGTAAAAGATTCTGATATTCCTGCTATTCAGCAAAAATTAAATACTTATGGATATACTAATTGTACAATAAACTCTTATTGTACTTTTACGCCGGCTGGCACATTTTACAGATTAAAGGGGAATAATAAATTTAGTCTTAGCGGAGATTGTAACGGTTCTGGTAATCCACTTCCTTTTTTAAGGTTTAATATAACCGGAGGATCTAATAGCAGAACTGTTATTGCGGATGATACTGGAGCATATGATATTCCTTTTCAATCGGGTACTTATACTGTAACTCCATTTTTGAATGGAAATCCAAATTATTTTATCAAAAATCCATCTGTTTTAAATATTACTTTTCCAGCTTCATCAAATCCGTATATTAAAAATTTCTGTGTATCCCCAAATTACAGTATTCCAACCAATGATCTAGAAATTAAGTTGCTTCCAATGGTTCAGGCAAGACCGGGATTCAATTGTAAATACAGAATCATTTATAAGAATAACGGTAATTCAGTCCAATCAGGTACAATTAATTTAGGTTTTGATGATGCTGTTCTCAATTTAATTTCGACTTCCTCTCCAACTGCAAACCAAACTACAAATAATTTATCTTGGAATTTTACCAATTTGCAGCCTTTTGAAACAAAGGAAATCGGAGTTTTATTTAGCCTCAATTCCCCTACACAGTCACCTCCTGTAATTATGGGTGATGTTTTGTATTTTAATTCATCAATAACTAGTAGTTTAACAGAAAATAGTGTCTCAGATAACAGCTTTAACTATGCCCAAACTGTAGTAAACTCTTTCGATCCCAACGACAAAACTTGTCTGGAAGGAGCAACAATTGCTCCAAGCGAAGTAGGGAAGTATGTTCATTACATGATCCGTTTCGAAAACACCGGAACTTTCCCTGCTGAGAACATTGTGGTAAAAGATATGATTGATACGAACAAGTTTGATGTCAATTCTTTGGTGCCGATCAAAGGAAGTCATCCGTTTGTAACCAATATCACTTCAGGTAACAAAGTGGAATTCATTTTTGAAAACATCAATTTACCGTTTGATGATGCTAATAATGATGGGTATGTTGCATTCAAAATCAAAACGAAACCTACATTAGCAAATGGGGATACTTTCAGTAATAATGCTAGTATTTATTTCGATTATAACTTCCCGATTGTAACTAATACTGCTACTACAACGATTCAGGCATTAAGCACTCAGGATTTTGGATTTGATCAGTATTTCAGTTTATATCCGAATCCGGTGAAAGACGTTTTGAACATCGAAACCAAACAAATTATTGCAGTAAGTTCCATCAATATCTACAATCAATTAGGACAATTGGTGCTAGTGGTTCCAAGCGCACAGAATGTCTCAAAAGTGGATGTTTCCAGTTTGGCTTCCGGGAATTATTTCATCAAAATCAATTCGGATAAAGGAACTTCGAATACCAAGTTTATCAAGCAGTAA
- the porQ gene encoding type IX secretion system protein PorQ translates to MYKKLLILFLLLICTVNYGQIGGKYTYQFLSLVTSPRQAALGGKTVTIYDQDVNQGIYNPATINAEMDNHLSLNYGSYFGEVAYGTAAYAYTWDRHVQTLHVGVNYVNYGQFEGYDENGQKTGDFTGSEMALSGGYAYNIPWTPIYVGANVKLISSTLESYNSFGVAADIGGLYVDEDNDINVGLVIRNVGTQISTYAGDREKLPLEIIAGVSQELENVPLRWHLTLENLQQWNIAFSNPNRAEETIDGQSEEEKVTFFSNVFRHVIFGAELFPQKAFNIRLSYNFRRGEELRIVDQRNFSGISAGFGLRFNKVKFDYSYSRYTVAANMSLFGLTINFQ, encoded by the coding sequence ATGTACAAGAAACTTCTGATTTTATTTTTACTGCTGATTTGTACTGTGAACTACGGTCAGATTGGTGGAAAATATACTTATCAGTTTCTGAGTTTAGTTACCTCTCCAAGACAGGCTGCTTTAGGTGGAAAAACAGTAACCATATACGATCAGGACGTAAACCAGGGAATATACAATCCGGCCACCATAAATGCTGAAATGGATAATCACCTTTCCTTGAATTACGGGAGTTATTTCGGTGAAGTTGCTTATGGTACTGCTGCTTATGCCTATACGTGGGATCGACATGTCCAGACATTGCATGTTGGAGTAAATTATGTAAATTACGGTCAGTTTGAAGGATACGATGAGAATGGGCAGAAAACAGGGGATTTCACAGGTAGCGAAATGGCGCTGTCCGGAGGATACGCCTATAATATTCCGTGGACACCAATTTATGTGGGAGCCAATGTGAAATTGATTTCGTCGACACTCGAGAGCTATAATTCGTTTGGTGTTGCTGCCGATATCGGAGGTTTGTATGTAGACGAAGATAATGATATCAACGTTGGGCTTGTAATCAGGAATGTCGGAACACAGATTTCGACGTATGCCGGTGACAGGGAAAAACTTCCGTTGGAAATAATTGCTGGAGTATCTCAGGAATTGGAAAATGTTCCGCTTCGATGGCATTTGACTTTGGAAAACCTTCAGCAATGGAATATAGCTTTCAGTAATCCTAACAGGGCAGAAGAGACAATTGATGGTCAGTCAGAGGAGGAAAAGGTGACATTTTTCAGCAATGTGTTCAGACACGTTATTTTTGGAGCTGAGTTGTTTCCTCAAAAAGCATTCAACATTAGGTTGAGTTATAATTTTAGAAGAGGCGAGGAGTTACGAATTGTAGATCAAAGAAATTTTTCGGGAATTTCAGCAGGTTTCGGATTGCGATTTAATAAAGTTAAATTTGATTATTCGTATTCCAGATATACAGTTGCTGCAAACATGAGTTTATTTGGTCTGACGATTAATTTCCAATAA